AGTAGGCTGCCAAGCctgctggggcggggggtgggaaaTGAGGAGCGGCCGAGCGGGGCGAGGGGCGGGCGCCAAGCTACGGGCTGCTAGCTGCACGGGGCAGGGCGGCGCCCGCGGGGACACATTTCTGTCGGAGTGAACAGCTATGGTTTGGGATATGAAATCGCTCCGGGAGCGGCGGAATTCGAAGAATCTGCGTTTCTTTCTGCCGCGTCCTATAAAGGAGAGGAGgcgggagagagaagagggaaaagaggctCTTCTGCAATTCTGTCTCTTTTGTAGCTTCccaattatttaattttcaccTACATTCgctcatagtctctctctctctctctctctctctctctctctctctctctctctctctctctctctctctgtgtgtgtgtgtgtgtgtatctaattctctgaaaaaaatccttttaacaTGTGTATGTTGTCTAACTATTTATACAACCTTGGACAACTTAAGCTCAAAATAATCAAGAGATGAGAGTGTTTCTCTGCTAAACCCTAATAAAATGCATTTGAGCTGGCTTTTCTCTTCATGGGCCGGTTGGTGGCCCAGTTGAGATCTCAGTGTGGACTTGGAGATGTTCATTAGAGTCAACAGCCAGCACTAGGTTCCCAGCTTCCCTAGAAGGAGAACCATAAACACAGTTTTGAATCCTCAATAGGAtacttcttggggggggggtgtttcccTCACTCTTGTCCCACCTCAGAAGGCaacccacctctggcctctgtgccaCTCCATACTGGCTCTATCAGCCAGCCTGCAGGTTGTGGGACTATCTCCTTTGCTGTAGCAATCGGCAGACTTTCAGGCCAGCCACTTTCTGTTGAGGGCTGAGAGCCTCCTGTCACAAAGGTCGGTCCCTAGAAATCAAGGCTGAAAAGTAGTTCAAGCCACCCCCAGATTTTCAAGAGCAGGCGAGGGGATCCAGAATGAGCTCAGTAGCCTCATCTGCTCTTCTCTTGGCCTTTGGTCCCTCCTCTACCGGTGAGTGGAGGTGTCAGGGATACAGAAGAGAGCATTATCAATCCCCTTAAGCCTTTCTTGAGCGAAAGAACCTCAAACATCTATTCACATCCTAAGGAAAAAAAGACGATGGTGAGACCGCAACAGTGCTGGCAGGGCTGGGAAACCTGTTCTCACCCCCACTTCGCCTCTACTGTAAATAAACCCCAGCCAAAGGGCTCATCCGTCTCCTTAAACAGCCAGTAAACTTTATATGACACAATATCTAATAGTAATTTATTGGGGAGATATTGTAAATTCCAACGGTTTTAGTTAATAAAGGAGCTAATTAAAGAGGGACGGGCTGTACTCGGCCAGCTGTTGGTGATAAGATAATACATCTGGGGGGTGCGGGGTGTAGAGTGCAGAGGTGTGTATGTGCGGGtatttttgggttgttttttttccttgcccCGCATTGAGCGATCGCTTCCCCGTCTGCGTTAagtttttatatgattttttaaaaaaccagaatcCAACGAATAAATCTGTTCCTGCCTTTCGctcccccttacccccacccAGGATTGGGGAAAGGGGGAAGTTTGAGTTGCTGCGGGGGAATGTGGGGGGGTCGGttgtccccacccctccccttggTGGTAGCGCCCACGTGAGTAAGGCGGCCAATGGGTGGCTGGTGCAGGTTTAACTATGTTTAATGTCAGATAGCAATAAAGTAGAAGCTGCCGGTCGGGCCCCGCGGAAATGGGCGAGCATAATCTCCTGAATCCTGGGTTTGTGGGGCCGCTGGTGAACATCCATACGGGAGACACCTTCTACTTCCCTAACTTCCGCGCGTCAGGAGCGCAACTCCCGGGGCTACCTTCGCTGTCTTACCCACGCCGCGACAACGTGTGCTCGCTACCCTGGCCGTCAGCCGAGCCGTGCAATGGCTACCCGCAGCCCTATCTCGGCAGCCCGGTGTCTCTCAACCCGCCTTTCGGCCGCACGTGCGAGCTGGCTCGCATGGAGGATAGCAAAGGGTACTACCGAGAGCCCTGCGCTGAGGGCGGCAGCGGGGGCCTAAAGCGGGAGGAGCGCGGGCGCGAACCCGGAGCAGGACCCGGGGCAGCGCTGCTGCAGCTGGAGCCGTCGGGGCCGCCTGCGCTCGGCTTCAAGTACGACTACACCGCAGGCGGCGGCGGTGGCGACGGCAGCACGGGACCCCCCCATGACCCACCCTCGTGCCAGTCACTGGAATCTGACTCCAGTTCGTCCTTACTCAACGAGAGCAACAAGGGCGCTAGCGCTGGCGACCCTGGCTCTCTGGTATCGCCGTTGAACCCAGGTGGCGGGCTCTCAGCCAGCGGTAAGGACCCCAGCCCACTTGTGAGGCTTACTCTGACAGGACGTCTTGCCAGTGTGGGCAGGGGAGGCCAGAGCTGCCTGGGGTGACAGAATGTGTGTAGTGAGCTagggcttctttttaaaagaagtgtgtgtttgggggggccTATAAACATGTAAATATCCCCATaaaagaactcagagagatttccTTTTTCGGTCCGAGTGGCTGTAGGGGGCAGGGAGCTCTAGAGAACGAAAATTCAGGCTCTGTCTGGGACTTCCCCAAGCTGGGGGTAAAGAGGTAGAGAAGGAGGTTTCATTCCTCTTTTCCTGGCGCCTTCCCTTCTGCTTAGCCATAGGCCTCCATTACTCgcatttcttattttaagaaaCACTACAGGATTTACTTTTCACCACCCGCCCATATCTTTTCTAACTGATGAGATCTGGTAGtcccagtggttaagaggaccagGCCAGGACattttgatggtgatgatgatgatggtggtgatgattatGGTGAAGAAACACGAGGTTGGAAGATGCGAGGGGGTAGGGATGTAGACAGGCTGTGGGTACTGCTGTGGGAGGTAGGGTTGAGGCATGGAgtgaaaacgggggggggggggaggaggaattgATGAGCCGATGGATTGGTGAGGATGGTCTGGGTAAAGGTTTTCAGGACACCTCAAAatgaggagggaagggaatgaTCTGGTCTGGGTGTGGGGCCAGGCTGAGAGGGTCTGGGAAAGGGTCCAGGGCACTGAGCTAGTCATCCCCCATCCTCTGGCCAACCCTGCGGTTCATCTCCACCCAGGCGCGCCCTGGTACCCGATCCACAGCCGCTCTCGAAAGAAGCGCAAGCCGTATTCGAAGTTGCAGCTGGCCGAGCTGGAAGGCGAGTTTCTGGTCAACGAGTTCATCACACGCCAGCGTCGGAGGGAACTCTCGGACCGCTTGAATCTTAGTGACCAGCAGGTCAAGATTTGGTTCCAGAACcggagaatgaaaaagaaaagacttctgCTGAGAGAGCaagctctctccttcttttaGGGGGGGCAGGACACGCGTGTTAGCCCCAGACTGAGCTTGCCTTGGTGGAGCAAGAGGGGGCGCAGCCTGGGACAAGGTCCCGCTTACAACGCCAGGCCTTCTGGCAGGCCCTCCCTGGACGTCTCCTGTCTGTTTTGTTCGTggttccctcccccacccccaacacacacacacacacacacacacacacacacagagcaggcttTGCGGGTCCCTGAGGGAAGGGAATAAACCGAACCTGAGAAGGCAGAAGCTGGGGAGAGAGCAGGGCAGGCTAGGACACTGTGCAAGGGTAGTTTATTTGAGGCAGGACTGGAGCTGCTGTGGCTCACGGGAAGGTTATGGGAAAGCAGCGGCCCAGACATGTATGCACAccctcctccacttccctctCTGGTCTTAAGTCTCtatccttggaagagcagacaagatTGA
This window of the Acomys russatus chromosome 17, mAcoRus1.1, whole genome shotgun sequence genome carries:
- the Hoxc12 gene encoding homeobox protein Hox-C12 → MGEHNLLNPGFVGPLVNIHTGDTFYFPNFRASGAQLPGLPSLSYPRRDNVCSLPWPSAEPCNGYPQPYLGSPVSLNPPFGRTCELARMEDSKGYYREPCAEGGSGGLKREERGREPGAGPGAALLQLEPSGPPALGFKYDYTAGGGGGDGSTGPPHDPPSCQSLESDSSSSLLNESNKGASAGDPGSLVSPLNPGGGLSASGAPWYPIHSRSRKKRKPYSKLQLAELEGEFLVNEFITRQRRRELSDRLNLSDQQVKIWFQNRRMKKKRLLLREQALSFF